In one Vidua chalybeata isolate OUT-0048 chromosome 4, bVidCha1 merged haplotype, whole genome shotgun sequence genomic region, the following are encoded:
- the FGFBP2 gene encoding fibroblast growth factor-binding protein 2: protein MKSFALLFLVVICGMGGLGQKLKPKKRSNGEEIKFRTKTKDVCTITVSGDDEEMKLRIECKSQGMSYWCEFTGKPSVCRAFRNNPKIYWNQIAAELRKIPHACESMEVLKTTMCQKAPPEALMRQIAAGMEPEDLASQEKSVQKASIPMREAGQNSDPTQHSQGSENETEAMKLAREHCWESLHGVCSYIIGILRG, encoded by the coding sequence ATGAAGAGTTTTGCTCTCCTTTTCCTAGTTGTGATCTGTGGCATGGGAGGACTGGGACAGAAGCTGAAGccaaagaaaagaagcaatggTGAAGAAATCAAATTTCGGACTAAAACCAAAGATGTTTGCACAATAACCGTGAGTGGTGATGACGAGGAGATGAAACTTAGAATTGAATGCAAAAGCCAAGGCATGTCCTACTGGTGTGAATTCACTGGCAAGCCATCAGTCTGTCGTGCTTTCAGAAATAATCCGAAGATTTACTGGAATCAGATTGCCGCAGAACTCAGAAAGATCCCGCATGCTTGTGAATCCATGGAAGTGTTGAAGACCACCATGTGCCAAAAGGCTCCCCCAGAGGCTCTCATGAGGCAAATAGCTGCTGGTATGGAGCCAGAAGATCTGGCAAGCCAGGAAAAATCAGTCCAGAAAGCTTCCATTCCTATGAGAGAAGCAGGGCAAAACTCTGACCCAACCCAGCATAGTCAAGGGtctgaaaatgaaacagaagcaaTGAAACTGGCACGGGAACATTGCTGGGAATCTCTGCATGGTGTCTGCTCCTACATCATTGGCATCCTTAGGGGTTAA